One Mycobacteroides salmoniphilum DNA segment encodes these proteins:
- the upp gene encoding uracil phosphoribosyltransferase, whose amino-acid sequence MHVHVVEHPLAAARLTTLRDAGTDNAAFRAALRDLTLMLVYEATRTAPVESAAVRTPVAVTTGFRLANPPLLVPVLRAGLGMVDQAHALIPEARVGFVGMARDEETLQPTPYLESLPADLSTQPVFVLDPMLATGGSMVHTLDLLHSRGATDVTMLCVVAAPQGVEAVQQGVARYGPSGGITSARLFTAAIDEGLNEAAYIVPGLGDAGDRQFGPR is encoded by the coding sequence ATGCATGTGCACGTAGTCGAGCACCCACTTGCCGCGGCCCGGCTGACCACCCTGCGCGACGCAGGCACCGATAATGCGGCTTTCCGTGCCGCGCTGCGGGATCTGACCCTGATGCTCGTCTATGAAGCGACCCGCACGGCACCGGTGGAATCCGCCGCCGTGCGCACACCGGTGGCTGTGACGACCGGTTTCCGTTTGGCCAATCCTCCGTTGCTGGTCCCGGTTCTGCGGGCGGGGCTGGGCATGGTGGACCAGGCACATGCCCTCATCCCTGAGGCGCGGGTCGGATTCGTCGGTATGGCACGCGACGAGGAGACCCTGCAGCCCACCCCGTACCTGGAGTCTCTTCCGGCCGATTTGTCGACGCAGCCGGTGTTCGTCCTGGACCCAATGCTCGCGACCGGCGGGTCGATGGTCCATACGCTGGATCTGTTGCATTCCCGGGGTGCTACCGACGTGACGATGCTGTGCGTGGTCGCGGCACCGCAGGGGGTTGAGGCGGTTCAGCAGGGCGTTGCGCGCTACGGCCCATCAGGGGGAATCACGTCCGCGCGACTTTTCACGGCCGCGATCGACGAGGGTCTCAACGAAGCCGCGTACATCGTTCCCGGCTTGGGCGATGCGGGCGATCGTCAGTTCGGTCCCAGATAA
- a CDS encoding C40 family peptidase, whose product MVETRPIPSERLAEATNTNYPSFENNPFSANLISNAMDMAGTVGNGQFKEGQDPSKMLEGGMQVMQQVMQQGMQAGSQLIGSFAGAAAQALGQFAGMAGQALSSMATRSGAMGANVGQASDSTARASTLITEALQEFQHTSEILTPLIALFPPAAAELAEAASRATARVAEHTAQLEGELGAQAGELGGMASADMGNPSTPASGSVQPAMSAMQGGLQAGTQALSGVASGVTQTMSSMGQGLGQIPQALTGLLGGAGGSGAGSALGGANMSGIAAGALANPFGAGAGHASSTAGGTSSGLGGANANAAKMLLDPRSMGKGAQLFLPDGSTSQAPNAAAAEAVRKALSQVGVPYEWGGTKPGVGLDCSGLTQWAYGESGVDIPRLAQEQGVGIRIDQGSVMPGDLAVWDGHVAMVIGNGMMVEAGDPVQISPIRTTNAGQGFHGFYRPTS is encoded by the coding sequence ATGGTTGAGACACGGCCAATCCCGTCCGAGCGTCTCGCGGAGGCGACGAACACCAACTACCCGAGCTTTGAGAACAACCCCTTCTCGGCGAACCTGATCAGCAACGCCATGGACATGGCAGGAACCGTCGGTAACGGCCAGTTCAAGGAGGGTCAGGACCCCAGCAAGATGCTGGAGGGTGGCATGCAGGTCATGCAACAGGTGATGCAACAGGGCATGCAAGCGGGAAGCCAGCTCATCGGTTCCTTCGCCGGTGCGGCAGCTCAGGCTCTGGGGCAGTTCGCCGGCATGGCCGGCCAGGCGCTGAGCAGCATGGCCACCCGCAGCGGCGCCATGGGCGCCAATGTGGGACAGGCATCCGATTCGACCGCGCGGGCCAGCACCCTGATCACCGAGGCCCTCCAGGAGTTTCAGCACACGTCCGAGATCCTGACACCGCTGATCGCCCTCTTCCCTCCCGCTGCCGCGGAACTCGCCGAGGCCGCGAGCAGGGCCACCGCCAGGGTCGCGGAGCACACGGCACAGCTTGAAGGAGAGCTAGGCGCGCAGGCCGGTGAACTGGGAGGTATGGCGAGTGCCGACATGGGCAATCCCTCGACACCCGCATCCGGCAGCGTCCAGCCCGCCATGTCGGCCATGCAGGGTGGCCTCCAGGCCGGGACTCAGGCGCTGTCCGGCGTCGCAAGCGGCGTCACCCAGACCATGAGCTCGATGGGTCAGGGCCTCGGCCAGATTCCGCAGGCTCTTACCGGCTTGCTCGGCGGCGCCGGAGGCAGCGGTGCCGGGAGCGCGCTGGGCGGCGCCAACATGAGCGGTATCGCCGCCGGTGCACTGGCCAACCCGTTCGGTGCCGGCGCCGGCCATGCGTCGTCCACCGCCGGCGGCACCAGCAGTGGATTGGGTGGCGCCAACGCCAACGCGGCCAAGATGCTGCTTGACCCGCGCAGCATGGGCAAGGGTGCACAGCTGTTCCTCCCCGACGGCAGCACCAGCCAGGCTCCGAACGCCGCCGCGGCAGAGGCCGTGCGCAAGGCGCTCAGCCAGGTGGGTGTGCCCTACGAGTGGGGCGGCACCAAGCCCGGCGTCGGCCTGGACTGCAGTGGCCTGACCCAGTGGGCCTATGGAGAGTCCGGCGTCGACATCCCCCGGCTCGCTCAGGAGCAGGGTGTCGGTATCCGGATCGACCAAGGATCGGTCATGCCCGGCGATCTGGCGGTGTGGGATGGCCACGTCGCCATGGTGATCGGCAACGGCATGATGGTCGAGGCCGGTGACCCGGTACAGATCTCCCCGATCCGTACCACCAACGCCGGGCAGGGATTCCATGGATTCTACCGACCAACCTCCTAG
- a CDS encoding YbaB/EbfC family nucleoid-associated protein — translation MTEPDLNFFKALEQQYQETMTKARAGGHLLNSAVEELKDLRGWARSAQGHVEAEANGNGALTNLRLDDSVTKLSPNIVGQIVVATAAAAAGQAFDHRERVFAQLMVDLKNPQP, via the coding sequence ATGACGGAGCCAGACCTCAACTTCTTCAAGGCGCTCGAACAGCAGTACCAGGAGACCATGACGAAGGCTCGCGCCGGCGGCCATCTGCTGAACAGTGCGGTCGAGGAGCTCAAAGACCTTCGCGGATGGGCACGTTCGGCGCAGGGCCATGTGGAGGCGGAAGCCAACGGCAACGGCGCGCTGACCAATCTGAGACTCGATGACTCGGTCACCAAACTGTCTCCCAACATCGTCGGGCAGATCGTGGTGGCCACCGCCGCCGCGGCCGCGGGCCAGGCCTTCGATCACCGTGAGCGGGTGTTCGCTCAGCTGATGGTCGACCTGAAGAACCCGCAGCCGTAG
- a CDS encoding FkbM family methyltransferase → MPALRLAQTYLPFLRPLKFGAYNMGTRLLGWRIDPEFHLLGRLGPLSEAVDIGGNWGQSICALQRTASPERIVSFEPNAVLAQRLRRRYESSTVRVHACGLSDADGTFDLFVPRYRNFVYDGLASLDEGEARGWLNSETMAGFDESKLTIERHPVQVRRLDDFGLAPQVIKIDVQGMEAAVIRGGLVTIAASRPVMIIETPSDEVAALLQPTGLRPYAYRDGRLSQNWRDAKNTVFLTDSHRDRAGL, encoded by the coding sequence ATGCCAGCGCTGAGATTGGCGCAAACCTATTTGCCGTTTCTCCGGCCACTCAAGTTCGGCGCTTACAACATGGGCACTCGACTACTTGGGTGGCGCATCGATCCTGAATTCCACCTGCTGGGCAGACTGGGCCCCCTATCGGAGGCAGTCGACATCGGAGGCAACTGGGGTCAGAGCATTTGTGCGCTGCAGCGCACGGCCTCGCCGGAAAGGATCGTGAGTTTCGAGCCCAACGCCGTTCTTGCTCAGCGGCTTAGACGGCGATATGAAAGCAGTACCGTGCGCGTACATGCCTGCGGACTCTCCGACGCGGACGGTACCTTTGATCTGTTCGTTCCTCGATACCGCAACTTCGTCTACGACGGTCTGGCCTCTCTCGACGAGGGTGAGGCGCGCGGTTGGCTCAACTCCGAGACCATGGCGGGATTCGACGAATCAAAACTGACGATCGAACGCCATCCCGTACAGGTGCGCCGACTGGATGATTTCGGCCTGGCCCCTCAGGTGATCAAGATCGACGTACAGGGGATGGAGGCCGCGGTCATTCGTGGCGGGCTCGTCACTATCGCCGCTTCACGCCCGGTGATGATCATCGAGACACCCTCGGACGAAGTGGCGGCCCTGCTGCAGCCGACAGGGCTGCGACCGTACGCCTATCGAGACGGCCGACTCAGCCAAAACTGGCGAGACGCCAAAAACACGGTCTTTCTGACCGATTCACACCGAGACCGCGCGGGGCTGTAG
- a CDS encoding GAF domain-containing protein produces the protein MAREWLLLETLGDEPTVIASGNQPRNMVPLSAFLRRNRNLGLIRRIITAATKANRPASIGPPDSDSVIDIRPIAMPDDRVHGVWLWTGSTPPPAPPPAEGGAVVLNADTGVLHISDGAALAMGMAATEPHAEISMPELYRYLAPNPGETDVLGLIVTATEGMTYSATWPGVDSVGNPTLCHFASRLVVEPNNEGVPERLGRAINLRVGRPAPPVPLLEQQVLEATAESGAYRALVMIASRKLIKWIDPPAPEWHWEFDPLGRPKIHPDDEANLNFMIDNAVFGATEAVIRFRCHDDSWESLHCSTHVVKLSEDATVALITHRRRPTKPL, from the coding sequence GTGGCACGCGAGTGGCTTCTCTTGGAAACACTCGGCGACGAGCCAACTGTCATCGCCTCCGGCAATCAGCCGCGGAACATGGTTCCGCTCAGCGCATTTCTACGACGTAATCGAAATCTTGGACTGATTCGCCGCATCATCACCGCGGCAACAAAGGCAAATAGGCCGGCCAGCATCGGCCCGCCCGATTCGGATTCGGTCATCGATATCCGACCGATCGCCATGCCCGACGATCGGGTACACGGAGTGTGGCTGTGGACGGGATCGACCCCCCCGCCTGCCCCTCCCCCTGCAGAAGGCGGAGCGGTAGTCCTCAATGCCGATACCGGCGTCCTGCACATAAGCGACGGTGCGGCCCTGGCCATGGGAATGGCCGCCACCGAACCGCACGCCGAAATCAGCATGCCCGAGCTCTACCGCTACCTGGCGCCGAATCCCGGCGAGACGGACGTTCTGGGGCTCATCGTGACCGCGACCGAAGGCATGACCTACAGCGCCACCTGGCCCGGCGTGGATAGCGTCGGCAATCCCACGCTGTGCCACTTCGCCAGCCGACTGGTCGTGGAGCCCAACAACGAGGGTGTCCCCGAGCGTCTGGGACGCGCCATCAACCTGCGAGTCGGCCGGCCGGCACCACCGGTTCCACTGCTTGAACAGCAGGTCCTCGAGGCCACCGCCGAGTCCGGCGCGTATCGCGCGCTGGTCATGATCGCTTCGCGGAAACTGATCAAATGGATTGATCCGCCTGCGCCGGAATGGCATTGGGAGTTCGACCCGCTGGGCCGCCCCAAGATTCACCCGGACGACGAAGCGAATCTGAACTTTATGATCGACAATGCCGTATTCGGTGCGACCGAGGCGGTAATCAGGTTCCGCTGCCACGATGACAGCTGGGAGTCGCTGCACTGTTCGACCCACGTGGTCAAGTTGAGCGAAGATGCGACCGTCGCACTCATCACCCACCGACGCCGGCCGACGAAGCCTCTCTAG
- a CDS encoding GAF domain-containing protein — MSRDWMLLETLSEEPTVIAIGLQARNMTPLESVLGRNRHRPLIEATITECLRTGEPSVAATAARDRVVRVHPISMGQGGIHGVQVWFGPADLEPPRRPLAGACLGDLDTSVTTLTAEYFDVMGFDRRHRAEKQAIAEGLAPVLPSPHNAELMANAVNPELDATFCGTCLAADYQGNIVQVHYAGRASKEINAAGAVERINRIVCTRVENSPAEPRVGLAQQILDAVATPGAHRLLINVDTFAVLKWIDEPFPDLAWRYDPDRPESIHPEDAAVARNMREELRAGSTAGVLRMRAVSGGWLRLNASATKFALRDNAFAALVTLTTAPSADAES, encoded by the coding sequence ATGTCGCGCGATTGGATGCTGCTAGAGACCCTGAGTGAGGAACCCACGGTCATAGCCATCGGATTGCAGGCCCGAAACATGACGCCGCTCGAGTCGGTGCTGGGCCGCAACCGGCACCGCCCATTGATCGAGGCGACGATCACCGAATGCCTGCGCACGGGCGAACCGTCGGTGGCTGCCACTGCGGCACGGGACCGCGTAGTGCGCGTACATCCGATATCCATGGGGCAGGGAGGTATCCACGGCGTCCAGGTGTGGTTCGGGCCGGCAGACCTCGAGCCGCCACGACGGCCCCTTGCCGGAGCGTGCCTGGGCGATTTGGACACATCGGTCACCACGCTCACCGCGGAGTATTTCGATGTCATGGGTTTCGACCGGCGCCACCGGGCCGAGAAACAGGCCATCGCCGAAGGTCTTGCACCTGTACTACCGAGTCCACACAACGCCGAATTGATGGCGAACGCCGTGAACCCCGAACTCGATGCGACCTTCTGCGGAACATGTCTGGCCGCCGACTACCAAGGAAACATCGTCCAAGTCCACTACGCCGGGCGGGCATCCAAGGAAATCAATGCGGCAGGCGCCGTGGAGCGCATCAACAGGATCGTCTGCACACGGGTGGAGAACAGCCCCGCAGAACCTCGGGTGGGGCTGGCACAGCAGATACTGGACGCGGTCGCAACCCCCGGAGCGCATCGGCTGCTGATCAATGTCGACACCTTCGCCGTCCTCAAGTGGATCGATGAGCCATTCCCCGACCTGGCATGGCGCTATGACCCCGATCGGCCCGAGAGCATCCATCCCGAGGACGCGGCCGTGGCGCGAAACATGCGGGAGGAGCTTCGGGCGGGATCGACGGCCGGGGTGCTCCGAATGCGAGCCGTCTCCGGCGGATGGCTGCGACTGAATGCCTCCGCCACGAAGTTTGCGTTGCGCGACAACGCGTTTGCGGCCCTGGTCACCCTGACGACCGCGCCGTCGGCAGATGCCGAATCGTGA
- a CDS encoding primosomal protein has product MAADIVPIELGLTEGDVVTLWAPRWRDAGDEWEAFLGKDDDLYVFESVADLVAFVRTDNDNDLVDHPAWSTLGALSADELEPDDDNRFDLIGVPELVADKPSEDAVDTLRATLAIVASIGAVCELAPINKLINGNPVLSTLSGGAESFTGKDGLKRWNQIGAIVGKSWDSVVDAIDEIAATPDVDEELSAAADAELLAAAENAVDNEDDLEELDLLEEESDTESSDDAEDEDESADEDEDEDAAEDDQVLGGDEDFWLAVGIDPIQMITNSGTFYTLRCYLDDEPIFLGRNGRISVFGSERALARYLADEHDHDLADLSTYDDIRTAATDGSLRIDITDDNIYVFTGLADDLEDGIDEVDRDQLDLAVELLTDVAEYSEDDSVDAELDSDTPLGKLVGHLLEPDKHDEPKGAFADAAESWRTLERAMEARLRRE; this is encoded by the coding sequence ATGGCTGCTGACATCGTTCCCATCGAACTCGGGCTCACAGAAGGTGACGTGGTCACCCTGTGGGCCCCGCGGTGGCGCGACGCCGGGGACGAGTGGGAGGCGTTTCTCGGCAAGGACGACGATCTGTACGTGTTCGAGTCGGTGGCCGATCTGGTGGCCTTCGTGCGGACCGACAACGACAACGATCTGGTCGATCACCCGGCGTGGTCGACGCTGGGTGCGCTGTCGGCCGACGAGCTTGAGCCCGACGACGACAATCGCTTCGACCTGATCGGCGTACCGGAGCTGGTAGCCGACAAGCCGAGCGAGGATGCGGTCGACACACTGCGCGCCACGCTCGCGATCGTGGCCTCTATCGGTGCGGTCTGCGAGCTGGCACCCATCAACAAGCTCATCAACGGCAATCCAGTCCTGAGCACGCTGTCGGGTGGAGCCGAAAGCTTTACGGGCAAGGACGGATTGAAGCGGTGGAACCAGATCGGTGCCATCGTCGGCAAGTCCTGGGACTCGGTGGTCGACGCCATCGACGAGATCGCCGCGACGCCGGATGTGGACGAGGAGCTCTCCGCCGCCGCGGATGCCGAGCTGCTCGCTGCCGCGGAGAATGCCGTCGACAACGAGGACGACCTCGAGGAACTGGATCTGCTCGAGGAGGAGTCCGACACCGAGAGCTCTGACGACGCCGAGGACGAGGACGAGTCCGCCGACGAGGATGAAGACGAGGACGCCGCGGAGGACGACCAGGTTCTCGGCGGCGACGAGGATTTCTGGCTGGCAGTCGGTATCGACCCGATCCAGATGATCACCAACTCAGGAACGTTCTACACGCTGCGCTGCTACCTCGACGACGAACCGATCTTCTTGGGACGCAACGGAAGAATCAGCGTGTTCGGTTCCGAGCGGGCATTGGCCCGGTACCTCGCCGACGAGCACGATCACGATCTGGCCGACCTGAGCACCTACGACGACATTCGCACCGCCGCCACCGATGGCTCGCTGCGAATCGACATCACCGACGACAACATCTACGTGTTCACCGGGCTCGCCGATGACCTGGAAGACGGCATCGACGAGGTGGACCGGGATCAGCTCGACCTGGCGGTGGAGCTGCTGACCGATGTCGCCGAGTACTCCGAGGATGACAGCGTCGACGCGGAGCTGGACAGCGATACCCCCCTGGGCAAGCTGGTCGGGCATCTGCTCGAACCGGATAAGCACGACGAGCCCAAGGGCGCATTCGCGGACGCGGCCGAGAGCTGGCGGACGCTGGAGCGTGCGATGGAAGCGCGACTGCGCCGCGAGTGA